TAGTGCTGTACGTAGGACAAAATCCAGAGGTAACTAGCCTGCTAGAAGCATTCCTTGGCAACCAGTTTGCCGGAATGTGACTGCGGCTCTTTTTTTTTAATTCTGGGTTTATGGGCAAGGTTGGCTGTTCTTGTTGCAAAATCAGAAATTGGTACTGTGGACACTATGCGCCTAGTATCTTGGATTTTTTCTGCTGGATCTTGTCTATTCTGGATTGGGCATTGTCTAGGTCATTGGATAGTTTGTCAAGTGTCTCCAAGATCTTCCTTCGTTTTTCTTCGGTTATCTCCACGGTCATAATTCTCCGATTAATCTTTTAAGATTTTCCAATTCTCCCTTTACCTTTCTTACGTCGTTTTGAAGATCGTCCGTCTCGTTCAGTGTTATTTCTGCATCTGACTTGAGCTTGCTGTTGGCCCTGTTTGCCTTGGCAACCTCCTCTGTCAGGTTTTGCACTGGACGCTGGCCAAAATAGAATCCAATTATGGTTCCAACAAACGCACTAAACGTCATTATGATGTTCTCCGCCTTTGAGAACGCATCGGTCAGCACTGCCAACCCGATAATTATGACAAACGAGCACACTATGATAAGCGCTATGATGAATTGGTGGTTGTCATTGACTGTGTTGTTTTTGTTGCCCGCCTCACTCAATTGTGGTAAGAAGGTACTTACTTTCTTATTAATTCGATCTTGGCTGGCGCCGTCTACATGTGGCAGTGCACCGCCTGAGGAAATCATTCCAATGATTTGAGAATAATTCCTTCGAAATTCTAATATATTATGACACGGCGAGCAGCTCAATGAAGACTATTCCGCTTCTTGCACTGCTGATAGTTCCTGGCATATCACTCGTATCTGGGCAGGAGATAACCGCACTAGATGAGACGGTAATCCAAATGTCAATTCCATCTGATAACAAGTTGCCGTGGGGATTCGTGGAGGGAAAGGTAGCAAGCCCAATACATGACAGCCCGGTGATAATTCAGATCTACAAAGCAGGCGAGCCTGTGCACTTTGCCCAGGTTCCAGTAAATGATGACGGGACATACCAGTACAGGTTCCGCGTACTTGATGTAACTAATGGGCAGGAGACTCGGATATTTGATGGGGATTACACAGTCAAGATATTCAAGACCGTGATTCTGGATTCTTCATACCTTGATTCGCTGGAATCGCAGGTAAAATCTGGCCAGTTCAAAATAGATCTCGACGTGCTTGGATTCTAATCATAGCACAATTATACTGTAAAACCATTCCCAAAAACATGGGAGACGGAATAGGCGGTCCGGTGCTTGCATGCCTTACTGGAAACACGTTTGAGATGTCAGTTACTCATTATCGAAAGGACAACAAGGAGCAGTACTCCAAGATTGAGCGCATCACCATATCAAAAATAGACAACCCCGATTCCCCAGAATACGAGGAAAGAACCGTGCACGACTTGGAGCGCGCGCTAAAGGGCAAGTTTGTCACGTGCAACGTGCAATACAGGGACGAAAGGACGGACCAATTGGTATGCAACGTGTTCGTGCAAAACCCGCCGGAAGGATTCTAGTCCGCGTGATAGATTGTGTGCTGAGTGTCTAGGTAATGGGTTCGAATCCCCCGGGCCCGCCTGAAATTTTTCCATAATCAAAAATTCATTGGTTTTTTGTTTTGATTATAATCATGTCTTCAATCTGAACTAGTTTGATGCTTGTTGTGTATTCTCTCATATTGGGCAGAATTATATATATACAAGAATGTACTATCATATATCGAATGAGAACATCCACAATTACAGACAAAGGCCACAGCCCAAACCTTGACACTATACTGATGATAGAAGGTATTCTTTCAAAAAGGCACGAGTTTGCATCAAAGAACAAACTGCGACTTTCATTGCCAAAGCAGCTACAATACAAGACATTTAACAAGATTTTAGACTATCTGGAGGAATCAAACAAGATCGCCTACAACAAGGACGGCTCCATTTTCTGGATATTTGCTCAAGGCCCCAAGTTTGAAAGACTGGAAAAAGAGTCAGTCAGACTAAAGTAACTCAGTAACCAAATCTTTTCTCATAGTCCCTGTGATCAAATATCTCAAGCACGTATACGGTCTTTTGATCCTGTTTTCCCGTAAGTGAATAGACTAGTCTCCAACCTCTGCTTAGCTCAACTCGAAACAGGTTTGGAATGCCATATGCTGCAATGTAGCATTTCGGGATTCTTTCGTATTGGATTCTGTTTCCAATTTGCGGATTATCTTTGAGTATCTCAAGAATGTCATCAATTTCTTTGTAAAATTTATCGTTCTTTGAAAGTGTTCCAAAAAACCTCATGAATTTTAGTCCTCCTTTGACTTGATTCAATCGGTAATTCAATGGGCAATTCATTATTAATCTTCAATGAAAAGCCTAGAGTTACGTACTGGAGGATGTTGAATGACTGCTGTATTTAGTAACCTTTAAAGCTGGTTTTACCATAACTTCATTGGAACCCAAAAATCGTTCCGCTAGAGGCGTCAATCCCACTCTGGCCCGCTAAACCTCTCTCAAAAACTGTTCTCTTGAAATTTTTGCCTGAAATCTCAAGAAGGATTCTAGCTTACTGCGGCAACCCATCCGCCGCATGAGCGACAGATGTTCATTCCGTCCTCGTTTTCATAGCTTTCTGATCCGGGTGGACACTGGCATTGCTTTATGGTATCTTCCATGGGGTATGGTACGTCGTTCTGGCTTTTAACTATGACTCGACCTGCTTTATTCGGACGTTGCTCCCCTTTGATTCAAGATAGTGTCCGACAAAGTTCTTGAGCTGCTCGCCGATTCTAAATCCTAGCGCTCCCTCCAGCATGCCGGACGTCTCTATGTGGTTTGCCATCTCGACGCTTAGGTGCAGGTTGAAAAAGGTCCAACCGGCAGCCGAAAACGGCTTGCCTATTTCGTATCCGTCCTTTATGTTGCAGGTTGACTCTAGTTCTTTCATTGCCTTTCTTACGATCTCTATTTCGGAATCGTAACTCCTTGTACTCAACTGGAACAGCGGCTTCATTGAAATTTTGTATTGTTTCTCACATTAGAACCTAGGTTTGGGAATCGTTTTAACCGAACAGAAAACATCTCAACCATGAAAAGAATCGACCTGCTGGAATTATTCCTGTGGACCGTTCGAAGAAACGAACGGGATACAATACACATGTACGATTCGCTGTCGGATCTGATGATGCTTGGAACTGGCGGAAGCATGCTAAATTTTGGCTACTGGGACGAAAAGACCGGTACGCCGCTTGAGGCGCAAAGAAACCTTTGCAGAATGTTTGGCAAGATTGCAGACCTTGCGCCAAACCAGACAATAATCGATGTTGGAAGCGGGTTTGCATCTCCTGCAGCCTTGTGGTCAGGCGAGTACTCACAGCCGGATATTACGTGCGTCAACATCAACTTTGAGCAGCTGCGCAGCTCCAAAAAGTCGATTCCGCAAGACAGCACGCACAAGATAAGATTTGTAAACTCGACTGCAAGGATTCTGCCGTTCAAGGACTGCTCTGTGGACAGGGTGCTTGCGCTGGAATCTGCGCAGCACTTCAAGCCGCTTGGGGACTTTGTATCGGAATCGTACCGTATGCTGAAAAAGGGCGGGGTGCTTGCAATGGCAATACCTGTGGTGGAAAGGCCTGCGTCCTTTGTAAAACTTGGGATTCTTTCTATGACGTGGTCGTCTGAACACTATGGGGTGGACTATGTAGAGTCTGTCTTGGAAAAGCAGGGCTTTGACATCACATCGGTGCAAAAAATAGGTTCAAGCGTGTACGAGCCGCTTGCGGATTATTACATAAAAAACAGGCAGTCCCTCAAGCAAAAGATACTTGAGCAGTACCAGTCGTACGTGGAAAAGATACTGTACATCTCCATGCAAAAGATGAGGCAGGTGTCAGAGGACAAGGTAATAGATTACCTGCTGGTCTCGTGCAAAAAATAGGAATCATTACAACTGTTTAATAACGAAAACTGTGCACAAAAGGAATTGTCGGATCCTGATTACGATTCCAAGATAGAGCAGATTGCGTCACTGATAACTGCGGATGGAACGCCGCACGACGAGCAGGACCAGCAAAAGCTGCAAAAATACCACTCGTATGCCAAGACCAGTTTCAATTTGGGCGACGAGCAGGCAAGGCAGCTGGTAAATGAGGCCTTTTTGTACCTGATGCTAAAGAACGCAAAGGACGTCGATCCTCTTCAAAAGGGAGACGAGTTTGGCGCCGGATTTAGTTGAATACTGTTAAGAATCCAGAGGTTGGCCCTTGAAGCTTCTTCGTGTTGAGTTTCAGAGGTTTTGAACATTGCTAAAAATTGAAATGTAAAAACTACCCAAAAAAGATAAGCCTATCACAGTCCAAGATAACCGTATACTGTGTTTTTCAAATGAATCTTCAAGTGGCACTCTGCCAAGTGATGTACCATGAGAATTTTTATTATCCTTTGTATATTTTTTTGCAAAACCTGAAATGGTCATTAATCCGACGCCTTTTATCCCAAAACTAGTCCTATGGCGTTCATTAGATTAAATTCCATTTACTAATTATTCATCAATTCTCATGGTCGCTCAACTATTTAACAAATAGAAGAAGATAACAAATAGAATAACACTTTAGATTTATTGCCACAATTAAAAATAATACTGACCGCCCATGTAAGAGAAAGAGCAGTATCTAGAGGTATTGATGAGGAAGAGATCAAACGGATAGTTACTAATCCCATCGAAGAGGTTTTTGACAAGGAAAACTTCAACTATAAGTGCTATGGTCAAGCCATGGATCATTACACAAAACAGACATGCTACCTAATGGTTGTTCACAGTGGTAAATTTAATAATTCAGTTACGGTCATAACATCGATGTGGATATACCCACGAAGGTTGAAATTTTATGGATTCAGTAAAGTTTAGTCGTGAAGCAAAAGCATTGTACGTCAAATTCGACAAAGAAAATAGACGTATAGCGGAAACCATACCAATCGGTCAGGATAAATTTTTGGATATTGATGAAAAAGGGAACGTCTTAGGCATTGAATTATTGTTACCAAAAAACATGCCCAAAGAAGTGTATGAAGCAATCATTGGAACCGATTCGATAGAAATAACCTCTTAATTCAACTTCCATTCGGGATTGGGTGTCTGATTTGCTTTATTTCATCTAGTTCCAATTTGAGTCGGGTTTGGATTAAAATGTGACTTGAAATATTTGAAAAAACCGCCATCTAAGACTAAACGCAGGTTTTGTTGCATGATGATTGAATCGTGGTTCGGTGTAAAAAATTGTGAATTTTAGAATTCTTATCCGCACTGTACCCACATCATAGGTTGCAGTATCGGTTACCTTGCCATTGATTTCTATGAACTCATTAGTGCACATTCTGTATTATCTGGCTCATAACTCTTGGAATTTTCGTCTTTTAATGTTGTAGAATCCCTAAAGTTGACATTAGCAGCTGAATAGTAATTTTTGTATACGGTGTGGTTTTGGATGACTCATGGCAGACCTTACCATGAGGGTCTTTGAGCACTTTGCACTCAAGGACGTATTTGGGGAGCTTCCTCCTTTGTCGGAGATAAGGCAGACGCTGGAATCCGACTTTCAATCGGCAGTGTCTGGACTTGGGCAAAAGGACAGGCAGGCGCTGCAAAAAACGCTAGAGGCGCAGCTTGCAATAAAGCGGGAACTTGATGTGCGCTACGGCTCCATGGCTTTGTCCCATGAGAAAATAGAGGCATTTGCAGAATACATGGCAAGATACGTCTCTGAGATACGAAGCAGGCTGGAAAAAATACAATAATCCATGCCGCAAAAAAGGTGCAGGCAATGGTTGAGAGCAATTATGACATTCTTGGAATAAAGATGGGTGCGTCCGAAAAAGAGATCCGCGACGCCTTTAGGAAATTGGTCCTGGATCACCACTCCGACAGGGGAGGCGACGAGGAGACTACCAAGAAAATCATCCAGGCGTACGAGGACCTCAAGCAGGGCAAGTCATATCCTGACACCGAGGCGGAGCGGCAGAAAAAGTCGCGCGTCTATTCTGGGACATCTGATGAGGACCAAAGAAAAAGAAACCTCGTTCTGTCAGGCGATGTGGCGCGCGAGATGAATATTGCGCAAGAGTGGGCAGCGACGCTGAGCCGTTCAGACCAGGCAGGAACAAAACTCTTTGGCTCAAAGGAGCTTGGGGAGATAGAGTTTGACAGAAAACTCTCAGGTGATCTGCGAATAAAGGGCAAGTTCTGGGCGGGCCGCTTCTCGTACGACGGGCCTGTCACGATGGCAGGCAGCATAACAAATCCGTACTTTGCGCAGGACGAATCTGTCAAGACGGTCATAACAATAACAAAGGGCAGCTTTGCGCTGCAGGACCCGCTGCAAAACAATTTCACAATAGAGCGCGGCGCAAAGATAATCGTGGAAAACGGCGACATCATCGCAGGGAATGTCTCGGGAATCAAGGAAATATTGCAGGACCCTCAGGGCAGGGTAGGGCTGTACATAACAAAGGAGCACTATACCGAACTGCACGCGCCGCGCGGAAGGATACTTGTGGCAACGGCAAGGGAAACCACCCTGCTTGACGGCGACGTGGTCGTGGTGAACAACCTTGTCAACAATGTAAAGGTGAGGGCGCGAGTCATCACGGTATTTGGCGCCACCATAAACTATGACTGTGAGCTGGAGATTAAGCAGGGCGGATACGTCGAGTTCCACGACGAGGGCTCAGGCTTTGCGCTGTCAGATGATGCCGTAATAAAACTTGACAACGGAAAATGGTTCAAGCTAAGGGATCTAAAGACCTCGAACATGGTGGGGCACGGCCGCCAGATAACCTATGACTATCTTGACAACCTGGCAAAAAAGGAGCAGTCCAAGTTCAGGCTGTTTGGATTCCTCAAAAAGAAATGATGGGTCTTGGAAATTAGCATAGGCTGCACGGGGTGGAGTTATGGCGGCTGGGTCGGGCCGTTTTACCCTCAGGGCATGGCGCCTGACAAGTTTCTCAGGTTTTACTCGTCGTTTTTTGATCTCACCGAGGTAAACTCGACGTTCTACCGCATTCCATCAGAAAACGTGGCAAAAAAGTGGGCATCAGACACGCCACCACACTTTCGGTTCACATCAAAGCTTCCTCAAATGATAACGCACGAGTCGCGACTGCAAAAGTTACACCCGTTCATGGAGCAATATGCAAGCTCGATGAATGGCCTTGGCCAAAAACACTTTCTTACCGTGGTACAACTGCCGCCATCGCTCTCATTTGATGAGGCGCTGCCGCATCTTGATGAATTAAACTCGTTCCTTTCAAACTATGTAATCGAGGGAAGGCACGCAAGCTGGTTTGAGGACAGAGCTGTAAGATACCTGACAGACAAAAACACATGTCTTGTCTGGAACGACGTCGCCGGCGTAAACAACACCCTGCCGGTCACATCTGATCTTGTCTACCTGAGAATCATTGGAGACAGGACCATTCCTGATGAAGACTTTGGCACAATAGTGCGTGACAGGACGACTGATCTAAAATCTTGGGTGGAGAGGCTGTACAGGATACAAGATAGAATCAAATTTGCAGTGATTCTGGCAAACAACCACTACGAAGGGTTTGGGGCTGCTACTGCAAACAAGCTCAGGGCGATATTTGGGATGGAGGATGTTTGGCATTCAAAAAAGCAAAGAACGCTGGCCGAGTTTTAAATAACATTTCAACACCTGTTTGTTTTTGATTTGTTTTTCCCACAACTGATCAGATCTTCTGTGATCAGCTTTATTGACTATGGTGTCGCTGACTCTACAGGATAGCTACAAGTACAAAGAACACCGTCGCGCTCTTACTAGGTCGGTGAGCACGGAACTAACGTTCCAACGCACTACTTGGCTATCCTGTCCTTTTCTCTGTGGTTTACAGTTGTTTGGTGTTTTTGGATTCTGCCGTGGGTTTCTAACTAAATGTGGATGTCTGCTCTGTATTCTTGGACAAATTTTAAGCAAGTCGATGAAACTCATTATATTTGTTTGATGCGTAACTATCCAGTTGAAAAGCGCACGTACATTCCATGCTGGTCCTTTCGGTGGTGTGAGTCGTACGGAGATGTACTCCAAGGCCAAAGTTGGCTGCATAGCGGGCCTGGTTGGGGGATTTGCGCTTTTCAGCTCGTTCTTCTGGATAGACAGCGAGGTGGGGGTGCCGTTTGGCACGTTCTACAAGGCAGTAGGTACTGTGGTGGGGCTGGACGGGATGGGTGCAACAGTTTTTGGATTTTTTGCACACATGCTCACTGCGGCATTGATTGGCGCGGTGTTTTGCGTCTGTTCCACGTTTCACAGGCTGCTGCACATATCCAGCGTCCAAAAGGGACTAGTCGGAGGCGCAGTCACCGGCATGCAGGTGTATGCGATATTTTTTATGCCGATAACCCTGTATGTGATGCTTCCAATGCTGTCGGCGCAGGCATCGGGGCTGATTCCTGCCACCCAGGAAGACATGATGATATCAAAGATTCTAGTTGACACGTTCCAGCAGATAATGTGGGGCGCGCTTGTACTGCATGTCCTGTATGGTGTGGTGATGGGACTGTTCAGCTCTATGATCCTGTATGAGGAATACCACTTGAAGGAAAAGGAAAAGAAAAAGAAGGAACCCTGGAAGAAATTCGAGAGCGAGAACTGGCCGTCCACATGACCTCAGTTAACACTCTCTTCTTCGTAAAGAGGGCAAAGATTGGATGCGTGTCAGGACTGGTAGGTGGGTTTGCAATCTTTGTGAGCATATTTGTAATCGACCTAAGCCTTGCGTCTGCTCCCGGGACATTTTATAAAATGGTGGGTCTGCCAGTTGGAATGTCTGGAATTGAGGCGACCATATTTGGCATGCTGTCGCACATGATGACTGCGGCTTTGATTGGCACGGTGTTTGGGATTGGCTCTGGCTTGAGCAAAAGATTGGATATATTCTCGGTCAAAAAGGGCGCAATTGCAGGCATGGTCACGGGGCTGGTGGTGTTTTTCGTCTTTTTCATACCAATCAGCATGCTTGTGATGATTCCGACAATCCATGAGCATTATTCGGATACCGGCGGTGCCGCAGTGTTGCTCTCAAACACGGCTATGATACTTGCTGGCTCCCTTGAGATGCATGTGGTGTATGGGGTGGTGCTGGGCGTGTTTTTTGCAATTGCAGTCCAGTACGAGTCAAAACGCCAGATAGTATTCCACGAGGCGTAGCATGCTGCGGCAAGTTACCATCTTTGTAATGGTTGGAACGTTCCTTATTGGGGCGTACTATGTGGGGGTATCGTCATACGTTGCACCAGAGCAGCAAAACAGGCTTGCGTCTTCCTTGGACGAGTTTCAAGCGGGGCTCACATACGAAAAAATAGTTACACTTGACGAGCGTGAAAGGGCGACACTTGTCCAGTCAATGCCTTCTGGTGTTGTCAGGATGATTATGTCTGAGGCAAAACTGCATCCAAGCTTTGTCTCAGAAAGCATAGATGACATCCGGGAGCAGTCTCTTTCCGATGACGTGACATTTTCCAAGCTGACGCAGATTGCCGGACTAAAGGGGTATGATGCTAGTGGAACTGCGGTGCTAGTGCATGCAGGAAGCAAGACCTTTCTTAGGCTGGATGAATTTGGCGTCACACCCGGGATTGATCAGCGGCTGTACCTGACAAAGGATGGCTCTGCATCGTCCGGAATTGACCTCGGATTGCTCAAGGCAAGCAGCGGCTCGCAGAACTATGACGTGTCTGGAATCGACCTTGACGAATACAACATTCTGATAATCTACAGCAAGACGCTTGATACCCATTATGCGCACGCAAGGTTGGCAAAATCCGACATCTGAGGCCAGTCTTCCTTCATGGAACCGTTATTATCTTGAATCGCTCAATGTGTATCGGGCGATGAAGAAGAGTTAGAGACATGACAAAACATGATTGTATTCAGTGAATCTGAGTCCTATGATTTGTAACGAATTTGGACATGATCTGGAAAAACCGTTTTAATGAATAATCAAGATTCGTGCCTATGAATAAGAAAGTAATCATCGGAATCATCGTTGCGTTGGCAGTTCCGGCATCGGTCTATGCAATCTCGCCGCTGTTTGTCAACGTGACAATCGATGAGCCGCTGCCAAGTTCGGCAACTCTGAGATCACAAGAAATGATGGCCTCAGATCCAATGATGGAAGACACCAAAATGATGGAAGACTCCACACCAGTTCCTGCAACCATTCTTGTGGGAAACTTTGTCGGGGTAAATGACGGAATACACAACGCAGAAGGTGTTGCAAAGGTGATCCCACTAGATGATGGAGGTAGGGTCCTGCGATTTGAGGACTTTAAATCTACCAACGGGCCTGACCTCTACGTATACCTTGCAACCGACAAGGGCGCGACCGATTTTGTCAGCCTGGGACCTCTAAAGGCAAACATTGGAAACCAAAACTATGAGATTCCAGATGGAGTCGACTTGGAAAAATACAACACAGCACTGGTCTGGTGCAAGCAGTTCTCCGTATTGTTTGGAAGCGCTGATCTTGCATGACCCATTTTTTTAACTAGATACATAAATCACAATACATGCAACACTGCGTTGCTGGACTGGCTTACTAGGGATGGAAAACTGTTGCTGTCTGCGCGCATGGTGCGGGCGTTTTCGTACGGCTTTTTGAGCATAATTCTTGGAATCTATCTGAAATCAATCGGGTTTGACGACCTGCTGATTGGCGTGATCATATCTGTGACGCTTGTAAGCAGCGTCATATTCACAATCTTTGCAAGCTTTTATGCAGACTGCTTTGGCAGAAGAAAAATCCTGATACTGTATGCCGCACTGATGGCAGTGTCAGGCGCAATATTTCTTGCAACCAACAACTACGTCGCACTAATTACTGCCGCACTGATTGGAACGATAAACGTGACCGGTGCTGAGACTAGTGCGTTTTTGTCAATCGAGCAGGGCATACTCCCGCAGACGGTAAAAAACATACGAAAGCGCAACACTGTTTTTGGATTTTACAACATGGCTGGAACTCTTTCCATGTCTGGCGGCGTGCTGCTTGCAGGGCTTCCGCAGATTCTACAGTCGCAACTATTCTTTGCACCATTGGAGTCCTTTCGCGTCTTGTTTGCGCTATACATGGCAGCAGGAATCGTATCTGCTGCAATCTATTACTTTCTCTCAAGGGATATCGAGTCAAAATCGCCTGGCTCGAAGAGAGGAGCGTTTGGAAACTCGCTGTCACCGCAGTCAAAAAAGATAGTCACAAAGCTGTCGGCACTATTCTCTTTGGACTCGTTTGCAGGCGGCTTTGTCATACAGAGTATTGTCTCGTTTTGGTTTTTCACAAAGTTCGGAGTGTCGCTGGCAGACCTTGCAGTCGTGTTCTCTGCGGCAGGCGTGCTCACCGCAGTATCGTTTCTTGCCGCAACTCGGCTGGCAGACAGAATTGGGCTCATAAACACGATGGTCTTTACGCACATTCCATCCAATATCCTGATGATTCTGGTGGCGTTTGCGCCAAGCTTCCAGGTGGCGTTTGCACTGTACCTTGCACGGATGGCCCTCTCCCAGATGGACGTGCCTACGCGCCAGTCGTATCTGGCATCAGTGGTAACTGAGGACGAAAGAATCACCGCTGCAGGAATAACCAACACGTCGCGAAACGTCACTCAGGCATTAAGCCCGTCGATTGCCGGCGCCCTGATCCAGTCGCTGCTTTTGTCGGCGCCGTTTGTGGCAGGCGGTGCCCTGAAGATCGTATACGATGTCATCTTGTATGTTAATTTCAGAAAGGTCAAGCCAGAGCAGGAGACCTAGAATGTCAAACCATTATCATGGCTGATAATCAGTCTAGGTCTTAAAATCGATGCCCTCTCTACTGGAGTCATGGCGAACCTGGCTGGACAGACAATTTCTGATTTTATGGACCCTTCGCTGGTAATACAAAACGGCGACCAGATAGTGTCTGAGGCGGTGCGCAGGATGGCACAGTATGAAGTCGACAGCCTGCTAGTCAGCATCGGAAACGAGGTAAAGGGAATGGTCACGTACCGCGACATACTTTTTGACGTTGTGTCAAAAGGCAAAGACCCAACAAAGACAACCTTGAGGGAAATAATGAAGACTCCGCTCATCACAATTACAAGGGATGTAAAGATCAATGACGCAATATCTCTAATGAACAAAAACAACGTGCGTAGGCTCGTCGTTTTGGACAACGGCATGCCTGTGGGGCTGGTATCGCAAAAGTTGCTGGCAGGAAACATTGCAAGGCAAGCAATACCGTTGCCTGAGCTTGAGATGCCCAACAAGATAAGGTGCCCTTATTGCTCGTCGATATTTGACGACAAGACTGCTCTTTCATCACACATAGACAACATCCACATCGGACGGGGACTCTTTGAGGGAAACCTCGCAAGGGCCCATGAACTTGGTTCAATCAACCCGGCGCACGATTCACCTAAAACACTCTGATGTTTTTTCTGGCAACTTTTCTAGGTCATAAAACCTGAAGCAGTATTGTGGCGATTGTAAAGTAGATTACAATTGTTGTAATGTCGCTTATTATGGTCGCAATAGGCCCTGACGCCGTGGCAGGATCGGAGCGCATCCTTTGCAGCATGATGGAAATGTATGTTGCAAAGAATGTCTGAAAAAACATGCTGATAAAGATGGATGTGCCGATAATTATGGCAAGATCCAGGCTACCCCATCCCAAGATCCCTGCCGCAAACAACAATGCAGAAAAACTTCCGCCTAGAACGAATCCTATCTTCATCTCTCTGAGCAGATATCTTTTATGAGAAAACTTGGGCTCTGTTGCAATTAGCCTGACTACCAGCGTCTGGGACTGGGTTCCAACTGCGTCCGTCAGGTATACTATGGCAGGAATGAATGATGCCAAGATTATGTACGAGTTGAGTACTCCCTCAAAGCTTGTTACAATCGATGCGGCCATCAAGCCCCCAATTAGGCCCAAAAGCAGGGATGGAAAGCGGGCCTTTACCAGCTTGTTTACTGGTGTCTCAATTGACTCTATCTCCTTTATGTGGTGGACACCGCCTGCCCTGAAAATATCCTCATGTAGCTCGTGGTGGAATATCGACAACAACGTCCCATGCGTAACTATCCCAACAAGATGTCTCTCATTATCCACCACCGGAATTGCCTTTAGGCCGTGTTTTAGGGCTAGATACACTGCCCTTTCTGGGTGCGAATGGAACTTGACTGAT
Above is a window of Candidatus Nitrosotenuis cloacae DNA encoding:
- a CDS encoding magnesium transporter, which translates into the protein MIDDQHSLIDSKITRNFLSFRPNDTVGAVRLTLKQKAKQFASIGYVYVTDHNGVLLGIVSLKEILQASDGLILEDMMNRNFISVKFHSHPERAVYLALKHGLKAIPVVDNERHLVGIVTHGTLLSIFHHELHEDIFRAGGVHHIKEIESIETPVNKLVKARFPSLLLGLIGGLMAASIVTSFEGVLNSYIILASFIPAIVYLTDAVGTQSQTLVVRLIATEPKFSHKRYLLREMKIGFVLGGSFSALLFAAGILGWGSLDLAIIIGTSIFISMFFQTFFATYISIMLQRMRSDPATASGPIATIISDITTIVIYFTIATILLQVL